One Pseudomonas muyukensis DNA segment encodes these proteins:
- a CDS encoding OsmC family protein: protein MKARIQWAGEAMFLGESGSGHVVVMDGPPEAGGRNLGVRPMEMLLLGLGGCSSFDVVSILKKSRQAVESCEAFLEAERASEDPKVFTKIHMNFVVKGRGLKEAQVKRAVELSAEKYCSASIMLERAGVEISHGYEIVELG, encoded by the coding sequence ATGAAGGCACGCATCCAGTGGGCCGGTGAAGCGATGTTCCTCGGCGAGTCGGGGAGCGGTCATGTCGTGGTCATGGACGGCCCGCCCGAAGCCGGGGGCCGCAACCTCGGTGTGCGCCCGATGGAAATGCTGCTGCTGGGCCTGGGCGGCTGCAGCAGCTTCGATGTGGTGAGCATCTTGAAGAAATCGCGCCAGGCGGTGGAAAGCTGCGAAGCCTTCCTCGAGGCCGAGCGCGCCAGTGAAGACCCGAAGGTATTCACCAAGATCCACATGAACTTCGTGGTCAAGGGCCGCGGGCTGAAAGAGGCGCAGGTCAAGCGCGCGGTAGAGCTATCGGCCGAGAAGTACTGTTCGGCGTCGATCATGCTCGAGCGTGCCGGTGTGGAAATCAGCCACGGCTACGAGATTGTCGAACTGGGCTGA
- a CDS encoding lipoate--protein ligase family protein has translation MSDQPLALTVEQGLHAEQELLAAVCGGERDAGVLFWRPTDHALVMPRRMSRLDNFEAACAELAIAGWPVLLRETGGEPVPQSHATVNIALVYVAPRSEGDHGRIENAYERLCLPLCDVLREWGGVASVGEIDGAFCDGRYNVNLNGRKLVGTAQRWRQGLGGKRPVVLVHGALLLDNERESMVAAVNRFNECCDLEQRCRADSHIALHEVAPAVPWFERLSQAYDQVLAALPQD, from the coding sequence ATGAGCGATCAACCCCTGGCCCTCACCGTCGAGCAGGGCCTGCACGCCGAACAGGAGCTGCTGGCCGCCGTCTGCGGTGGCGAGCGCGATGCCGGCGTGCTGTTCTGGCGCCCGACCGACCACGCCCTGGTGATGCCACGGCGCATGAGCCGGCTGGACAACTTCGAGGCCGCCTGCGCCGAGCTGGCCATCGCCGGCTGGCCGGTGTTACTGCGTGAAACCGGCGGCGAGCCGGTGCCGCAGTCCCATGCCACGGTGAATATCGCCCTGGTGTACGTAGCGCCCCGCAGCGAAGGCGACCATGGCCGCATCGAGAACGCCTACGAACGGCTGTGCCTGCCCTTGTGCGATGTCTTGCGCGAGTGGGGTGGGGTGGCCTCGGTTGGGGAAATCGACGGGGCGTTCTGCGACGGTCGCTACAACGTCAACCTCAACGGCCGCAAACTGGTAGGCACCGCCCAGCGCTGGCGCCAGGGCCTGGGCGGCAAGCGCCCGGTGGTGCTGGTGCATGGCGCGCTGTTGCTGGACAACGAGCGCGAATCGATGGTCGCCGCGGTCAACCGCTTCAACGAGTGTTGCGATCTTGAGCAGCGCTGCCGGGCCGACAGCCATATCGCCCTGCACGAAGTGGCGCCGGCCGTGCCCTGGTTCGAACGCCTGAGCCAGGCGTATGACCAGGTGCTTGCGGCACTGCCGCAGGATTAG
- the crp gene encoding cAMP-activated global transcriptional regulator CRP, with the protein MVSSALPPKIKNIDKLLAHCQRRRYAAKSSIICAGDRAETLSFIVKGSVTILIEDDDGHEMIIAYLNSGDFFGELGLFEPAGQEQQRSAWVRAKTECEVAEISYDKFRELARQDPEILYALGSQMAQRLRNTTRKVGDLAFFDVTGRVARCLLDLCKQPDAMTHPDGMQIKITRQEIGRIVGCSREMVGRVLKDLEERSLVQVKGKTMVVYGTR; encoded by the coding sequence ATGGTCTCCTCAGCCCTGCCACCCAAGATCAAGAACATCGACAAGTTGCTGGCCCACTGCCAACGCCGTCGCTATGCCGCCAAGAGCAGCATCATCTGCGCCGGTGATCGGGCCGAGACGCTGTCGTTCATCGTCAAGGGCTCGGTGACCATCCTGATCGAGGATGACGACGGTCACGAAATGATCATCGCCTACCTCAACAGCGGTGATTTCTTCGGCGAGCTGGGCCTGTTCGAGCCAGCCGGCCAGGAACAACAACGCAGCGCCTGGGTGCGAGCCAAGACCGAATGCGAAGTGGCCGAGATCAGCTACGACAAGTTTCGCGAGCTGGCCCGCCAGGACCCGGAGATCCTCTACGCCCTCGGCAGCCAGATGGCTCAGCGCCTGCGCAACACCACGCGCAAGGTCGGCGACCTGGCGTTCTTCGATGTCACCGGGCGGGTCGCCCGCTGCCTGCTCGACCTGTGCAAGCAACCCGATGCCATGACCCACCCCGACGGCATGCAGATCAAGATCACCCGCCAGGAGATCGGCCGCATCGTCGGCTGTTCGCGAGAAATGGTCGGCCGCGTCCTCAAGGACCTCGAGGAGCGCAGCCTGGTGCAGGTCAAGGGCAAGACCATGGTGGTCTACGGCACCCGCTAA
- the trpC gene encoding indole-3-glycerol phosphate synthase TrpC, translating into MSVPTVLERIIARKFQEVSERRARVSLGELEQLAKAAEAPRGFANALIKQARLKKPAVIAEIKKASPSKGVIREHFVPAEIAVSYEKGGATCLSVLTDVDYFQGADLYLQQARAAVSLPVIRKDFMVDPYQIVEARALGADCVLLIVSALDDGKMAELAATAKDVGLDVLVEVHDGDELERALKTLDTPLVGVNNRNLHTFEVSLDTTLDLLPRIPRDRLAITESGIFNRADVELMEINEVYSFLVGEAFMRAEQPGLELQRLFFPDQVKKTVQQLD; encoded by the coding sequence ATGAGCGTGCCGACGGTGCTGGAAAGGATCATCGCCCGCAAATTCCAGGAAGTATCCGAGCGCCGCGCCCGCGTCAGCCTCGGCGAACTGGAACAACTGGCCAAGGCCGCCGAGGCCCCGCGCGGGTTCGCCAATGCGCTGATCAAGCAGGCCAGGCTCAAGAAGCCAGCGGTGATCGCCGAAATCAAGAAAGCGTCGCCGAGCAAGGGGGTGATCCGCGAGCACTTCGTGCCGGCGGAAATCGCCGTCAGCTACGAGAAGGGCGGGGCGACCTGCCTGTCGGTGCTCACCGACGTGGACTACTTCCAGGGTGCCGACCTTTACTTGCAGCAGGCCCGCGCCGCGGTGTCGCTGCCGGTGATCCGCAAGGACTTCATGGTCGATCCGTACCAGATCGTCGAGGCCCGTGCCCTGGGCGCCGACTGCGTGCTGTTGATCGTCTCGGCGCTGGATGACGGGAAGATGGCCGAGCTGGCCGCCACCGCCAAGGACGTCGGCCTCGACGTGTTGGTCGAGGTGCATGATGGCGATGAGCTGGAGCGCGCGTTGAAGACCCTCGACACGCCGTTGGTCGGGGTCAACAACCGCAACCTGCACACCTTCGAGGTCAGCCTGGATACCACCCTCGACCTGTTGCCACGCATCCCTCGTGATCGCTTGGCGATTACCGAGAGCGGGATCTTCAACCGGGCCGATGTCGAGCTGATGGAAATCAACGAGGTGTACTCGTTCCTGGTCGGCGAGGCGTTCATGCGCGCCGAGCAGCCGGGGCTGGAACTGCAACGCTTGTTCTTCCCGGACCAGGTGAAGAAAACCGTTCAGCAACTGGACTGA
- a CDS encoding DUF2157 domain-containing protein gives MERFDAKDLARAVSAGILQPGQDQALADFLRRQAEAGGSFQLAHVAFYFGALLIMGAMGWLLTEAWMTLGDGALLSIALVYIAGITLFALSLQRRAQPIAAGVLAAVAVAIVPLAVFAIERLVGWWPLDDSQGDYHQYYTYVQGGWLTMEVATVLAGLLMLRLVPFPFIVMPIAVALWFMSMDLSEWFYGDVFSWEQRRTVSLWFGLGLLLVFVVIDGRTERDYAFWGYLAGLTAFWGGLTLLDSASEWGKFLYCLVNLGLMGLAVLLRRPVFMVFGAMGVAAYLGYLSYEVFADSLLFPVVLTLIGLGVIVLGLQYQKRRERLSASLQAKLPQWLQAALPALRRG, from the coding sequence ATGGAACGCTTCGACGCCAAGGACCTGGCACGCGCCGTAAGCGCAGGCATTCTGCAGCCCGGCCAGGACCAGGCCCTGGCGGACTTCCTGCGCCGCCAAGCCGAGGCTGGCGGTAGCTTCCAGCTGGCCCATGTCGCCTTCTACTTCGGCGCCTTGCTGATCATGGGGGCCATGGGCTGGTTGCTCACCGAAGCCTGGATGACCCTCGGTGACGGCGCGCTACTGAGCATCGCCCTGGTCTATATCGCCGGCATCACCCTGTTCGCCCTGTCGTTGCAACGCCGCGCCCAGCCCATCGCCGCCGGCGTGCTGGCCGCCGTGGCGGTGGCCATCGTGCCGCTGGCGGTATTCGCCATCGAGCGACTGGTCGGCTGGTGGCCGCTGGACGACAGCCAAGGCGACTATCACCAGTACTACACCTACGTGCAAGGCGGCTGGCTAACGATGGAGGTGGCGACGGTACTGGCCGGCCTGTTGATGCTGCGGCTCGTTCCCTTCCCGTTCATCGTCATGCCGATTGCCGTGGCGCTATGGTTCATGTCCATGGACTTGAGCGAATGGTTCTACGGCGATGTGTTCAGCTGGGAGCAACGCCGCACCGTGTCGCTGTGGTTTGGCCTTGGCCTGCTGCTGGTATTCGTCGTGATCGACGGGCGCACCGAGCGGGACTATGCCTTCTGGGGCTATCTCGCCGGGCTGACGGCGTTCTGGGGCGGGCTGACCTTGCTCGACAGCGCCAGCGAGTGGGGCAAGTTCCTCTACTGCCTGGTCAACCTTGGGCTGATGGGCCTGGCGGTACTGCTGCGCCGGCCAGTGTTCATGGTGTTCGGGGCAATGGGGGTAGCGGCTTATCTGGGCTATCTGTCGTACGAGGTGTTCGCCGACTCGCTGCTGTTCCCCGTCGTGCTGACCCTGATCGGCCTGGGCGTGATCGTGCTGGGGTTGCAGTACCAGAAGCGCCGCGAACGGCTCAGCGCGTCACTGCAGGCAAAGCTGCCGCAGTGGCTACAGGCAGCGTTGCCGGCATTGCGTCGCGGATAG
- the trpD gene encoding anthranilate phosphoribosyltransferase, whose amino-acid sequence MEIKNALSRIVGHLDLSTEEMRDVMRQIMTGQCSEAQIGAFLMGMRMKSESIDEIVGAVSVMRELADKVELKTLDGVVDIVGTGGDGANIFNVSTASAFVIAAAGCTVAKHGNRAVSGKSGSADLLEAAGIYLNLTPVQVGRCIDSLGIGFMFAQTHHSAMKHAAGPRRELGLRTLFNMLGPLTNPAGVKHQVVGVFTQALCRPLAEVLQRMGSKHVLVVHSKDGLDEFSLAAPTFVAELKNDQIIEYWVEPEDLGMKSQSLHGLAVDGPQASLELIRDALGRRKTENGQKAAEMIVLNAGAALYAADHAMTLAQGVELAHDVLHTGLAWEKLQELGAFTAVFKVENQA is encoded by the coding sequence ATGGAGATCAAGAACGCATTGAGCCGCATCGTCGGCCACCTGGACCTGAGCACCGAGGAAATGCGCGACGTCATGCGCCAGATCATGACCGGCCAATGCAGCGAGGCGCAGATCGGCGCCTTCCTGATGGGCATGCGCATGAAGAGCGAGAGCATCGACGAGATCGTCGGCGCGGTGTCGGTGATGCGTGAGCTGGCCGACAAGGTCGAGCTCAAGACCCTCGACGGCGTGGTCGACATCGTCGGTACCGGTGGCGATGGCGCCAATATCTTCAACGTGTCCACCGCCTCGGCGTTCGTCATCGCGGCGGCCGGTTGCACCGTGGCCAAGCACGGCAACCGCGCAGTGTCTGGCAAGAGCGGCAGTGCCGACCTGCTGGAAGCCGCGGGCATCTACCTGAACCTGACGCCGGTGCAAGTGGGCCGTTGCATCGACAGCCTGGGCATCGGCTTCATGTTCGCCCAGACCCACCACAGCGCCATGAAGCACGCCGCCGGCCCGCGTCGCGAGCTGGGGCTGCGTACCCTGTTCAACATGCTCGGCCCGCTTACGAATCCGGCCGGTGTGAAGCACCAGGTGGTCGGGGTGTTCACCCAGGCCCTGTGCCGTCCATTGGCCGAAGTGCTGCAGCGCATGGGCAGCAAGCATGTGCTGGTGGTGCACTCCAAGGATGGCCTGGACGAGTTCAGCCTGGCTGCGCCAACCTTTGTCGCTGAACTGAAGAACGACCAGATCATCGAGTATTGGGTCGAACCCGAGGACCTCGGCATGAAGAGCCAGAGCCTGCATGGCCTGGCGGTCGACGGCCCGCAGGCATCGCTGGAGCTGATCCGCGATGCACTGGGCCGGCGCAAGACCGAGAACGGCCAGAAGGCCGCCGAGATGATCGTGCTCAACGCCGGCGCCGCGCTGTACGCCGCCGATCACGCCATGACCCTGGCCCAGGGCGTGGAGCTGGCCCACGATGTGCTGCACACCGGCCTGGCCTGGGAAAAACTGCAGGAGCTGGGCGCCTTTACTGCGGTATTCAAGGTGGAGAACCAAGCATGA